The nucleotide window TGATCTCGATGCTCTCGTAGCCGTACCTGGCCAGGCGGCGAATCGTCACGTCGACCGGCTCCGCGCGCATCCAGTTGTGCATGGACAGATGCATGGTGCAGCTCCTCCTGGGTGGTAAGCGATTGAGGTGAAGGATCCCGCCCGTTCATCCCGGGGGCGTGGTGACGACGCGTGGAGTGTGTCCCCTCCGTGCGAGAGGGTCAGTTTTCCAGGTGATCGACGAGGAGCTCGTACAGCCCCTTGACCTCGATGCCATGTTCCGCCGCATGGCGCTCCAGATGGGCGAGGCTGCCGGCCCCTTCGGTGACGACTATGCGCGCGCCGACCTGCGCGGCGTCGACCAGCCGGGCCTGCGTGAGCGCGTCGGCGATCTGTGGCTGGGTGAACTGCAGAGCCAGATCGCCACAGGGATAGGCGCGGCCATCGCGCCAGAATAGCTCCCGCGCGGGCTCCGGGAGCACCGCATCGAGCAGGCGCCGCGGCGCCGGAAAGCGGGATTTCACCCGCACCGCGTGCGTAGGGTCCACATACGCGACAGGTCCGCCGTTGGCGGAAGCCCGTTTCAGCCTGAGCCGGCCCGCCTCCAGCTGGGCCGCCAGGAAGGGCACCAGCTCGAGCACCTCGACGTTCTCCGGTACGCGCAGGCCGAGCCGCTCATCGTACATCTGGGTGAAGGCGAAATACTCGCCCGGAGAGAGCACGAAGAGGCGCGAGGCGCCGCAGGCCTCCAGCTCGCCCAGGTTGGCGAGGGCATGATCATACGCGAGCGCCGGCAGCCCCAGCGAGCTGGCCAGATAGCCCGTGCTCCGGCCGCGCCCGATGAGCACCGGATCGATCCCCACCGCCCTCAACAACTCGACCGCGGCGGTGACCAGCGCCGGTTTCAGCAGGTGCGCTTCGTCGCCGACGAAGAGCGCGACGTCGCCGCTGCCCGTCGGCTTTTCCGGGCGCCGCGGCAGATAGGGATTCTCCCACTTGCCCAGGATCTCCGCCATCTCGTAGACGATGGCCGGCGCCAGGCCCCGCTCGACCACCTGGGCCCGCGCCGCAGCAATCCCTTCAGGCAAGGGGTTCGAGTAGACGCAATGGGAACGGCAGTTCCCACAATCGGCACATTTGTACAGCGCGTCAACCGTCTCCGCGTTCCAGGTGGAGAGGTCGCGACGCTCCAGCGCCACGAGCTGCGCCCAACCGTGCGGCGTCAGCGTCTCCACGCGGGTCAGGTTCCCCACCGGGCATACGTGCCGGCACATCAGGCAGTGGCGGCAGCGCTCGGTGACGTCGATGGCGTTCTCCAGC belongs to Longimicrobiaceae bacterium and includes:
- a CDS encoding (Fe-S)-binding protein, with amino-acid sequence MLENAIDVTERCRHCLMCRHVCPVGNLTRVETLTPHGWAQLVALERRDLSTWNAETVDALYKCADCGNCRSHCVYSNPLPEGIAAARAQVVERGLAPAIVYEMAEILGKWENPYLPRRPEKPTGSGDVALFVGDEAHLLKPALVTAAVELLRAVGIDPVLIGRGRSTGYLASSLGLPALAYDHALANLGELEACGASRLFVLSPGEYFAFTQMYDERLGLRVPENVEVLELVPFLAAQLEAGRLRLKRASANGGPVAYVDPTHAVRVKSRFPAPRRLLDAVLPEPARELFWRDGRAYPCGDLALQFTQPQIADALTQARLVDAAQVGARIVVTEGAGSLAHLERHAAEHGIEVKGLYELLVDHLEN